The following proteins are encoded in a genomic region of Thunnus maccoyii chromosome 8, fThuMac1.1, whole genome shotgun sequence:
- the LOC121902560 gene encoding uncharacterized protein LOC121902560 — MIVLWVTLLVLHQGYTLVPVITVQLGQPATLACALSNDEHNNKELYWYKQTAGDTLKLIVKVIRAANPEYAPEFNSTRLKVRKDKNFGNLTILRTTQEDEGMYHCAVMEWTNFEWSGTYLLVKGNSERTSNYTVVQWPTVSDPVRPGDSVTLQCSILSDYKNKTCPGVHSVYWFRAGSDASHPDFIYADGSRDECRKKTGIHSSPKSCVYRFSKNVSSSDDGTYYCAVATCGEILFGNGTKLERVQKTHSLFIGIVILTVCLAISVVAIVVFICNQSLRVREQYKGMESTFSEARHDNLRQQGHDITEAEDKMNYTAMNFPERKATRRRKKKEFSDDSVYSTVEYRLNFIDSDAVSA, encoded by the exons ATGATCGTGTTATGGGTAACACTGCTTGTTCTTCATCAAGGAT ataCGCTGGTTCCAGTGATCACGGTTCAACTTGGTCAACCTGCAACTTTGGCATGTGCTTTATCTAATGATGAGCACAACAATAAAGAACTCTACTGGTACAAGCAGACTGCCGGTGATACTCTGAAATTAATTGTGAAAGTGATTAGAGCTGCAAATCCTGAGTATGCACCAGAGTTTAATTCCACAAGATTGAAGGTACGTAAAGATAAGAATTTTGGTAACCTGACCATTTTGAGGACAACCCAAGAAGACGAGGGAATGTACCATTGTGCAGTCATGGAGTGGACTAATTTTGAATGGAGTGGGACATATTTATTAGTTAAAG GAAACAGTGAAAGAACATCAAACTATACTGTTGTTCAGTGGCCGACAGTATCTGATCCAGTCCGTCCAGGAGACTCTGTGACTCTCCAGTGTTCAATCCTCTCTGACTACAAGAACAAGACGTGTCCAGGAGtacacagtgtttactggttcaGAGCCGGATCAGATGCATCTCATCCAGACTTCATCTACGCTGATGGAAGTCGTGATGAATGTAGAAAGAAAACTGGCATTCACTCGTCTCCAAAGAGCTGTGTTTATCGCTTCTCTAAAAACGTCAGCTCCTCTGATGATGGGACTTATTACTGTGCTGTGGCCACATGTGGAGAGATATTATTTGGAAATGGAACTAAACTGGAACGTG tacaaaaaacacattcactatTTATTGGAATAGTGATATTAACAGTCTGCTTGGCCATTTCTGTTGTTGCAATTGTCGTCTTCATCTGCAACCAAAGTCTAAGAGTGCGTGAACAATATAAAG gAATGGAAAGTACTTTTTCAGAAGCCCGACATGACAACTTGCGCCAACAGGGACATGATATT ACTGAAGCTGAAGACAAAATGAACTACACTGCAATGAATTTCCCAGAAAGAAAAGCAacgagaagaagaaagaagaaagagttTTCAGACGACAGTGTGTACTCTACGGTTGAGTATCGTCTGAATTTTATCGATTCTGATGCCGTTTCTGCTTAA
- the LOC121902553 gene encoding signal-regulatory protein beta-2-like, translated as MIVLWVTLLVLHQGYTLIPVITVQHGQPANLTCLSNDELNSKQLYWYKQSAGDTLKLIVKLIKSATPEYAPEFNSTRLKVRKDKNFVNLTILRTTQEDEGMYHCAVMDWFDPEWSGTYLLVKGNTERTSNYTVVQWPTVSDPVRPGDSVTLQCSVLSDYKNKTCPGGHSVYWFRAGSNASHPDFIYTDGSSRDECRKKTGIHSSPKSCVYRFSKNISSSDDGTYYCAVATCGEILFGNGTKLELVQTTHSLFIGIVILTVCLVISVVANVVFICNRSVRVHEQYKGMESTISEAQHANSRQPVHDITEVDDRMNYAALNFSERKATRGRKKKEFSEDCVYSQVK; from the exons ATGATCGTGTTATGGGTAACACTGCTTGTTCTTCATCAAGGAT ataCACTGATTCCAGTGATCACGGTTCAACATGGTCAACCTGCAAACTTGACATGTTTATCTAATGATGAGCTCAACAGTAAACAACTCTACTGGTACAAGCAGAGTGCCGGTGATACTCTGAAATTAATTGTGAAACTGATTAAATCTGCAACACCTGAGTATGCACCAGAGTTTAATTCCACAAGATTGAAGGTACGTAAAGATAAGAATTTTGTTAACCTGACCATTTTGAGGACAACCCAAGAAGACGAGGGAATGTACCATTGTGCAGTCATGGACTGGTTTGATCCTGAATGGAGCGGGACATATTTATTAGTTAAAG GAAACACTGAAAGGACATCAAACTATACTGTTGTTCAGTGGCCGACAGTATCTGATCCAGTCCGTCCAGGAGACTCTGTGACTCTCCAGTGTTCAGTCCTCTCTGACTACAAGAACAAGACGTGTCCAGGAGgacacagtgtttactggttcaGAGCTGGATCAAATGCATCTCACCCAGACTTCATCTACACTGATGGAAGTAGCCGTGATGAATGTAGAAAGAAAACTGGCATTCACTCGTCTCCAAAGAGCTGTGTCTATCGCTTCTCTAAAAACATCAGCTCCTCTGATGATGGGACTTATTACTGTGCTGTGGCCACATGTGGAGAGATATTATTTGGAAATGGAACTAAACTGGAACTTG tGCAAACAACACATTCACTATTTATTGGAATAGTGATATTAACAGTCTGCTTGGTCATTTCTGTTGTTGCAAATGTCGTCTTCATCTGCAACCGAAGTGTAAGAGTACATGAACAATATAAAG GAATGGAAAGCACTATTTCAGAAGCTCAACATGCCAACTCGCGTCAGCCGGTACATGATATt ACTGAAGTTGATGACAGAATGAACTACGCTGCACTGAATTTCtcagaaagaaaagcaacaagaggaagaaagaagaaagagttTTCAGAGGACTGTGTGTACTCTCAAGTTAAATGA